From Topomyia yanbarensis strain Yona2022 chromosome 1, ASM3024719v1, whole genome shotgun sequence, one genomic window encodes:
- the LOC131677306 gene encoding uncharacterized protein LOC131677306, which translates to MAEQTPIGDTTELEQEESNCVACQRLDSADNMVQCDRCDGWRHYTCAGVDASVMNRSWVCGDCTSMQEDAISLKSGSSRASAASALSVCMSQLVERQQLERKRAEIELQRRHLDEQQKLIDKVLEGEENGSHRSGVSARSATNEAASPTSSKRLSTPLPPGAPLASSVRRSVPAPGTPRSVAPPMVTIPLAVLKPSASQSPQGTKSEDALLELRNRVEQCERRAKPTHEQLSALQAQLELCRNLLEGFQSSAEMCERVGQPEASSTVTEQLPKPAASQPRMEKQTGATPKAGRTLATVPEDERIRSKNGSEAEAVGGIDPMNRRWPVREPVSHTSLAAVSQTIAATESNPSYMEPPGKRQALSNYSINANEYTSQYCPTTNMYEISREQSRNFAHPGNSKIPPEVPREQQQVFHARPGVTQILTLPKSQYKNKTDERMRDSPTYPVEFNKFPLPPRLSENVYQDQVIPPRAPGCPTQQQLAARQSLAKELPRFSGDPADWPIFISSYRYTTEACGFSDGENMLRLQRCLSGSALETVRSRLVLPAAVPQVIETLRMRFGRPELLINALLRKVRDIPAPRSDRLEGLIDFGMAVQALCDHIEAANERAHLSNPSLLQELVAKLPADQRMMWAGYKRSFQVVDLKTFGDYMTSVVQDASSVVTFEPESRRNNPRDRPKNKAFVNTHAMEGAVSSVRSINVPTGAAKQFDCAHCSKTGHRVRECIAFKALHVDDRWRRVRALGLCQNCLFSHGRRACRIRSSCDIEGCQFRHHPLLHSLRGPPKAPASNALVAENHTHRLLTSSTLFRIIPVILHGSDVSIDTFAFLDEGSDLTLMEHDLAVSLGLKGSPQPLCLRWTGNTSRMEKESQRITFEIAGEGQQKRHKIVNARTVQCLNLPSQSFQVEEAATKHAHLRGIPVSSYHNAKPKILIGIDNLRLALPLKVREGDGTGPIAARTRLGWCVYGPRESGDTEAYNFHVSRCDCDEELHDTVKQFFAIEEAGVRPSNIPMSKEEQRALTILETTTRRVENRFETGLLWKEDNVEFPNSYTMAVRRLECLERRMDRDPLLKENLHRQMCEYEAKGYAHRATKAEIGAADPRRVWYLPVGAVINPKKPGKVRVIWDAAAKVDGVSLNSALLKGPDQLSSLPAVLFRFRQYGVAVSSDIQEMFHQIRIREADKNSQRFLWRACPSEKPTIYLMDVATFGSTCSPASAQFVKNRNAVQHAELFPEASKAIVHDHYVDDYLSSFGSAEEATKVANDVRYIHGQGGFKLHNWRSNSSTVLEQLGEVPDGTEKQLNLIDGSTIERVLGMLWSPSSDELSFSTQMSDEVQTLIRMATRPTKRQILRCVMTLFDPLGLLSPFIIHGKVLIQDLWREGTDWDEQVGDLVYAKWQRWIEMINHIAEIRIPRCYFPNATRRTYLRAEMHVFVDASEVAYSCVIYLRTFNEHGKPQCSLVAAKSKVAPLKPWSIPRLELQACVLGVRWSKFVKENLGVPVSKTVFWTDSRTALSWINADPRNYRQFVSCRVGEILEHTSVSDWRWVPSKSNPADEATKWGSGPYFNHDSKWFQGPHFLNLLEADWTCRKEPVMVTVEEMRVSTLHHSSFEPTIDFDRFSSWDRLQRATAYVLRFLHNASKKQPRYSGQLQQSELKAAEEVIFKLVQREQYPDEVAALSNKAPNETGQEVIGKNSCIYQMMPKLDEKGLLREQGRIAAVKNVAYNVRHPVILPRRHRVTELLVHRFHRNFRHGNAETVVNEVRQLYAIPRLRLVVKKVGRECPSCKIRRTRPMIPPMAPLPSARLAHHERAFTYTGVDYFGPLLVKLGRSNVKRWVALFTCLTIRAVHLEIAYTLSTESCISCVRRFVGRRGPPAEFFSDNGTNFQGADRVLQHQISQGLSATFTSANTKWNFIPPGAPHMGGAWERLVQSVKAAMKEAYSEGKLDDEGLQTLVVEAESVVNSRPLTYLPLESEETEALTPNHFLLLSSNGMKQMNDEDEGPRQFSESVRCRILGDSWEHIQHQLDVFWGRWLVEYLPVIRRQPKWFSETPSLKPGDLVMVAEPTRRSGWERGRIVCLKKHADGRNRRAVVKIGDKTCIRPVTRLALLDVKESGAPADSGLHPGETVNAETVELATLPDKGNASASKATQQ; encoded by the coding sequence ATGGCCGAACAGACGCCAATTGGAGATACAACGGAGTTGGAACAAGAGGAGTCCAATTGTGTGGCCTGCCAACGTCTGGATAGTGCGGACAATATGGTCCAGTGTGACCGATGCGACGGATGGCGGCACTATACATGCGCCGGGGTGGATGCGAGTGTGATGAACCGGTCATGGGTGTGCGGTGATTGCACCTCCATGCAAGAGGATGCCATTTCATTGAAGAGCGGTTCCAGTCGTGCCAGTGCAGCGTCGGCGCTTTCCGTCTGTATGAGCCAGCTGGTGGAAAGGCAGCAGCTAGAACGAAAACGTGCGGAAATAGAGCTGCAACGCCGCCATCTTGATGAGCAACAAAAACTCATCGACAAAGTGCTGGAAGGAGAAGAAAATGGCAGCCATCGCAGTGGTGTTTCAGCGCGCAGTGCTACCAATGAAGCGGCTTCACCTACTTCAAGTAAGCGTCTTTCTACTCCACTTCCCCCCGGTGCCCCACTAGCATCATCTGTTCGTCGTTCGGTACCGGCGCCGGGTACACCCAGATCGGTAGCGCCACCGATGGTAACCATTCCCCTAGCAGTGTTGAAGCCGTCTGCGTCTCAGTCACCACAGGGAACGAAATCTGAGGATGCATTGTTGGAACTCAGGAACCGAGTGGAGCAATGCGAAAGGCGAGCAAAACCGACGCACGAACAGCTATCAGCACTACAAGCACAGTTGGAACTGTGCCGCAACCTACTTGAGGGATTTCAATCCAGTGCGGAAATGTGCGAACGAGTCGGACAACCGGAAGCAAGCAGTACAGTGACGGAGCAGCTACCAAAGCCAGCGGCAAGCCAGCCGCGCATGGAGAAGCAGACCGGCGCCACTCCCAAGGCGGGCCGAACGTTAGCAACTGTCCCGGAGGACGAACGAATTCGGTCTAAAAATGGTTCCGAAGCTGAAGCAGTAGGTGGAATCGACCCAATGAATCGTCGCTGGCCTGTGAGGGAACCGGTAAGCCATACTAGTTTGGCAGCGGTAAGTCAAACAATCGCAGCAACGGAAAGCAATCCAAGCTATATGGAACCCCCAGGTAAGCGTCAAGCCTTGAGTAATTATTCAATAAATGCAAACGAATACACTTCTCAATATTGCCCCACGACCAATATGTATGAAATTTCCCGTGAACAGTCGCGAAATTTCGCGCATCCGGGAAATAGTAAAATTCCTCCTGAAGTTCCCCGCGAGCAGCAGCAAGTTTTTCACGCGCGCCCGGGTGTAACACAAATACTAACTCTGCCCAAGAGTCAATATAAGAATAAAACCGATGAACGAATGCGTGATTCCCCCACATACCcggttgaattcaataaatttccccTGCCCCCTCGTCTGTCAGAAAATGTGTATCAAGACCAAGTGATTCCCCCTCGAGCTCCAGGATGTCCAACGCAGCAGCAGCTAGCAGCGCGGCAGTCCCTGGCTAAGGAACTTCCCCGATTCTCTGGAGACCCAGCGGATTGGCCGATCTTTATTTCGAGCTATCGATACACAACAGAAGCCTGCGGCTTTTCGGATGGTGAGAACATGCTTCGCCTGCAACGATGTTTGTCTGGTTCTGCGCTTGAAACAGTACGTAGTCGGCTGGTGTTACCAGCAGCGGTGCCCCAAGTGATCGAGACACTTCGTATGCGATTTGGACGTCCTGAGTTGCTGATCAACGCTCTGCTACGCAAGGTGCGAGACATCCCAGCACCACGGTCCGACAGATTGGAAGGTCTCATCGATTTCGGGATGGCGGTGCAAGCGTTATGCGACCACATCGAAGCGGCGAACGAACGCGCTCATTTATCGAATCCTTCACTACTACAGGAACTCGTTGCGAAGCTTCCCGCAGATCAAAGGATGATGTGGGCAGGATATAAGCGTAGTTTTCAAGTCGTCGATTTAAAAACCTTCGGCGATTACATGACGTCGGTGGTGCAGGACGCGTCGAGCGTAGTAACCTTCGAACCTGAGTCCAGAAGGAACAACCCACGCGATCGTCCGAAGAACAAAGCGTTCGTGAACACTCACGCGATGGAAGGAGCAGTCAGTTCTGTACGGTCAATAAATGTGCCAACCGGCGCAGCGAAACAGTTTGACTGCGCACACTGCAGCAAAACTGGTCATCGAGTGCGCGAGTGTATTGCATTTAAAGCGTTGCACGTCGACGACCGCTGGAGAAGAGTCCGAGCTTTAGGTCTTTGTCAGAATTGTCTATTCAGCCATGGACGCAGGGCGTGTCGGATTCGTAGTAGTTGTGACATCGAGGGTTGTCAGTTCCGCCATCATCCACTGCTTCACTCTCTACGTGGGCCTCCAAAGGCTCCAGCATCGAATGCATTAGTGGCGGAGAATCACACCCACCGTCTTCTGACTTCGTCGACGCTGTTTCGGATAATTCCCGTAATCCTACATGGAAGCGACGTCTCGATTGATACCTTTGCATTCTTGGACGAGGGATCAGATCTGACACTAATGGAACATGATCTGGCTGTATCATTGGGTCTGAAAGGTAGCCCTCAGCCTTTGTGTCTACGCTGGACGGGAAACACTTCCCGCATGGAAAAGGAATCGCAACGCATCACTTTCGAGATCGCAGGTGAAGGACAGCAAAAACGGCACAAGATAGTGAACGCAAGAACGGTTCAATGTCTCAATCTGCCGAGTCAGAGTTTCCAGGTGGAAGAAGCAGCGACAAAACACGCGCACCTTAGGGGGATTCCGGTTAGCAGCTACCATAACGCAAAGCCTAAGATCCTCATAGGAATCGACAACCTACGACTTGCGCTACCACTTAAAGTAAGAGAGGGCGATGGTACCGGTCCTATAGCTGCGAGAACCAGATTGGGCTGGTGTGTCTACGGCCCGCGAGAAAGCGGTGACACCGAAGCTTATAATTTCCACGTAAGCAGATGCGATTGCGACGAAGAACTTCACGATACGGTGAAGCAGTTTTTTGCCATCGAAGAAGCAGGCGTGCGCCCGTCAAACATTCCAATGTCTAAGGAAGAACAACGAGCGCTAACTATCCTGGAAACTACAACCCGACGAGTAGAGAACCGTTTCGAAACGGGTTTGTTGTGGAAAGAAGACAATGTAGAATTCCCGAACAGCTACACGATGGCGGTACGTCGTCTAGAATGTCTCGAACGCAGAATGGATCGCGATCCGCTGCTAAAAGAGAACCTCCATCGACAGATGTGCGAATACGAGGCAAAGGGTTACGCGCACAGGGCTACGAAAGCGGAGATAGGTGCAGCGGACCCAAGAAGGGTATGGTACCTCCCGGTGGGAGCGGTAATAAACCCTAAGAAACCAGGAAAGGTCCGAGTAATTTGGGATGCAGCCGCCAAAGTCGATGGAGTCTCACTTAACAGCGCTCTTCTCAAAGGTCCGGATCAACTCTCGTCACTTCCAGCCGTGCTATTCCGCTTTCGACAGTATGGGGTGGCGGTCAGCTCGGAtattcaggaaatgttccaccaaATCCGTATCCGAGAGGCAGATAAGAATTCCCAGCGCTTCTTGTGGCGCGCTTGTCCATCGGAGAAACCTACGATCTACTTGATGGATGTCGCTACCTTCGGGAGCACCTGTTCGCCAGCTTCGGCACAATTCGTCAAAAATCGGAACGCAGTACAGCACGCTGAACTGTTTCCTGAGGCATCGAAAGCGATCGTCCACGATCACTACGTTGACGATTACCTGTCGAGTTTCGGATCCGCAGAAGAGGCGACAAAGGTAGCAAACGACGTGCGATACATTCACGGCCAAGGAGGCTTCAAATTGCACAACTGGCGGTCAAATAGCAGCACGGTCCTCGAGCAACTGGGCGAAGTACCAGATGGAACTGAGAAGCAACTGAACCTGATCGACGGGTCGACAATCGAGAGAGTGCTCGGTATGCTTTGGAGCCCATCATCCGATGAACTGAGTTTCTCTACTCAAATGAGCGACGAGGTACAAACACTGATTCGCATGGCAACCCGACCGACGAAGAGGCAGATTCTACGTTGCGTCATGACGTTGTTTGATCCACTGGGGTTACTCTCGCCGTTTATCATCCACGGAAAGGTCTTGATCCAGGACCTGTGGCGCGAAGGTACGGATTGGGACGAACAAGTAGGCGATTTAGTCTATGCGAAGTGGCAGAGGTGGATCGAGATGATCAACCATATCGCAGAGATCCGAATTCCCAGATGTTACTTCCCCAACGCCACGAGAAGGACCTACCTCAGGGCTGAAATGCATGTGTTTGTCGACGCAAGCGAAGTAGCTTATTCGTGCGTTATCTACTTACGCACCTTCAACGAACACGGTAAACCACAGTGCAGCTTAGTAGCGGCAAAATCAAAGGTCGCCCCCCTGAAACCGTGGTCTATTCCCAGGCTGGAACTGCAGGCGTGTGTACTGGGCGTACGGTGGtcaaaatttgtcaaggaaaaccTCGGCGTCCCAGTTTCCAAGACGGTTTTCTGGACCGATTCCAGAACGGCGCTATCCTGGATTAATGCCGACCCTCGAAACTATCGACAGTTCGTGTCCTGTAGAGTAGGTGAGATACTTGAGCATACTTCGGTAAGCGACTGGAGATGGGTGCCTTCCAAATCCAATCCAGCGGACGAAGCAACGAAATGGGGTAGTGGACCGTACTTCAACCACGACAGCAAGTGGTTCCAAGGACCGCATTTCCTGAATCTCCTGGAAGCAGATTGGACCTGTCGCAAAGAACCGGTGATGGTTACCGTGGAAGAAATGCGTGTATCGACACTACATCACAGTTCGTTTGAACCAACGATCGATTTCGACCGATTCTCTTCCTGGGACAGGTTGCAACGTGCGACCGCATACGTTCTCCGTTTTCTGCACAATGCATCGAAGAAACAGCCACGATATAGTGGACAGCTACAACAGTCGGAACTGAAGGCTGCTGAAGAAGTCATCTTCAAGTTGGTGCAACGTGAACAATACCCGGACGAAGTTGCAGCGCTGTCAAACAAAGCGCCCAATGAGACCGGTCAAGAAGTCATCGGGAAAAACAGTTGCATCTACCAAATGATGCCGAAGCTGGACGAGAAGGGTTTGCTACGTGAACAGGGTCGAATCGCGGCAGTTAAGAACGTCGCCTACAACGTGCGCCATCCCGTGATTCTACCGAGAAGGCATCGCGTCACGGAACTTCTGGTGCATCGATTCCACCGCAACTTTCGCCATGGCAATGCTGAAACGGTCGTTAACGAAGTTCGACAATTGTACGCTATCCCGAGGCTTCGATTGGTGGTCAAGAAAGTGGGCAGAGAATGCCCGTCCTGCAAAATACGGCGAACCAGACCAATGATCCCTCCAATGGCACCACTGCCATCTGCCCGCTTAGCCCATCACGAGCGAGCTTTCACCTACACAGGGGTGGATTATTTCGGACCATTGCTGGTGAAGTTGGGGCGATCCAATGTAAAGCGATGGGTCGCACTGTTCACCTGCCTAACGATTCGTGCCGTACACCTAGAAATCGCCTACACACTATCAACAGAGTCCTGTATTTCGTGCGTCCGCCGATTCGTTGGACGGCGCGGGCCACCTGCCGAGTTTTTCAGCGACAACGGAACGAATTTCCAAGGAGCCGATCGAGTACTGCAGCACCAGATAAGCCAGGGACTGTCCGCAACGTTTACCAGTGCAAACACGAAGTGGAACTTCATACCACCAGGAGCGCCACACATGGGCGGAGCGTGGGAACGCCTAGTACAGTCCGTTAAAGCTGCAATGAAAGAAGCGTATTCCGAGGGGAAGCTTGACGACGAGGGGTTGCAGACGTTGGTCGTGGAGGCTGAAAGTGTCGTGAACTCAAGGCCTCTGACGTATCTGCCATTGGAGAGCGAGGAGACCGAGGCCCTCACCCCGAACCACTTCCTGTTGTTAAGTTCGAATGGGATGAAGCAAATGAACGACGAAGATGAAGGACCGAGACAGTTCAGCGAATCAGTTCGGTGTCGAATCCTGGGGGATTCCTGGGAGCACATCCAGCATCAGCTAGATGTATTCTGGGGGCGCTGGTTGGTGGAATATCTGCCGGTGATCCGCCGACAACCGAAATGGTTCAGCGAGACACCATCATTGAAACCAGGCGACCTGGTAATGGTCGCGGAGCCGACGAGACGGAGTGGCTGGGAGCGAGGGCGAATAGTTTGCCTGAAGAAGCATGCGGACGGCAGAAATCGACGAGCGGTCGTGAAGATAGGCGACAAGACTTGTATTCGACCGGTGACGCGGTTGGCTTTGCTCGACGTCAAGGAGAGTGGAGCTCCGGCGGACTCCGGACTACACCCGGGGGAGACTGTCAACGCAGAAACCGTCGAGCTGGCAACACTGCCTGACAAAGGCAACGCGTCCGCTTCAAAAGCAACACAACAGTGA